From Chlorogloeopsis sp. ULAP01, a single genomic window includes:
- a CDS encoding DUF4058 family protein — translation MENPFLGMNPYLEQPELWHQVHNRLIVVIAPRGCLHKRNFGEDLNKSDRTW, via the coding sequence ATGGAAAATCCATTTCTTGGAATGAACCCGTACTTGGAACAGCCTGAACTTTGGCATCAAGTTCACAATCGTTTGATTGTAGTGATCGCCCCAAGAGGATGCTTGCATAAGAGAAATTTTGGAGAGGATCTAAACAAGAGCGATCGCACTTGGTAA